Proteins from one Neodiprion fabricii isolate iyNeoFabr1 chromosome 5, iyNeoFabr1.1, whole genome shotgun sequence genomic window:
- the LOC124184016 gene encoding uncharacterized protein LOC124184016: MMMDAAIETEEVIEKPPVSVPVVRVPVKHTNLGIRSHAMDMSTMVELTSFSSLGKIQPFLVTLSTTAALIVDLHCHLKDKEVCGYLGGHWDINAHNLTINYAFPCRCNGKDKTAAAATEAEIARAMEWKHLTLVGWYHSHPRTHASPSLRDVDSQLDYQIKMKGLSDNSYTPCVGLICSPYNTDNNCYESNFNFFWSLPPPENRPHEYPRPMLLSYTLSQEQFLSQEAIDEIKKCVEYYKNDGCVDFKGIFNGSVTYLEKLKSSLESKLPRNQSNGSYWDAIREIVAPGMEDPPTTTQTSSIAGNSDIFSNVKFPLVPDPMGRSGINPNNLFLTPVNFKLDSSVSILKPFNVPSTSKDKNDTLEATKGQKFDLPMPDMNLNAKHKLPAEFTSGELTVSVKNSNPDYDFSTADFSKVSNLLSSDSSSHGAGKNRIPEFPLADISQLSKFSDLSKLANFSTSDLAKLSGFSINDIAKTSPAYACNLANLFNPLGGKAQDVTVIDVNKTTEFPISEFISSDISFKPSDVVKGLVAMSTVDTKLTVSELPVGEQKKNPDSGDSSKSTRNDYSMDDVSIANVKSDFGTMLDMTVHGMKPQSGGNDCPDSLNLSIDHQSGK, from the exons ATGATGATGGATGCCGCGATTGAAACAGAGGAGGTGATAGAAAAACCACCGGTTAGCGTGCCAGTCGTCAGAGTTCCCGTCAAGCACACCAACCTCGGCATCAGAAGTCACGCAAT GGACATGAGCACAATGGTTGAACTGACGTCGTTCAGTTCCCTTGGGAAAATTCAGCCGTTTCTTGTCACTCTCTCCACAACTGCAGCGCTCATCGTCGACCTGCATTGCCATCTCAAGGACAAGGAGGTGTGTGGTTATCTTGGGGGGCATTGGGACATTAATGCTCACA ATTTGACAATAAACTACGCGTTTCCATGCCGATGTAATGGGAAAGACAAAACTGCAGCTGCAGCAACTGAGGCTGAAATTGCACGAGCCATGGAATGGAAGCATCTCACTTTGGTAGGATGGTATCATTCCCATCCTAGGACGCACGCGTCGCCGTCGCTCCGCGATGTCGATTCTCAACTAGACTATCAGATAAAGATGAAAGGACTGAGTGACAATAGTTACACACCATGTGTCGGGCTTATCTGCT CTCCGTATAACACAGATAATAACTGCTACGAGTCAAACTTCAACTTCTTTTGGTCGCTCCCTCCACCGGAAAATCGGCCTCACGAGTACCCGAGACCAATGCTGCTCAGCTACACCCTGTCCCAGGAACAATTCCTTTCTCAGGAAGCTATTGATGAAATT aaaaaatgtGTCGAGTATTACAAAAATGACGGCTGTGTCGACTTCAAAGGAATCTTTAACGGTTCTGTGAcgtatttggaaaaattgaag AGCTCATTGGAGTCAAAACTACCGAGGAACCAGTCAAACGGATCGTACTGGGACGCCATCAGAGAAATCGTTGCACCTGGAATGGAGGATCCGCCAACGACAACGCAAACATCGAGCATAGCGGGAAATTCGGATATATTTTCGAATGTCAAGTTCCCGTTGGTGCCTGACCCCATGGGCCGTTCTGGCATCAATCCTAACAATCTTTTCCTCACTCCCGTAAACTTTAAACTAGACTCTAGCGTCTCCATACTGAAGCCGTTCAACGTGCCGTCGACTTCGAAGGACAAAAACGACACCCTTGAAGCCACCAAAGGGCAGAAATTCGACTTACCGATGCCGGATATGAATCTCAATGCGAAGCACAAGTTGCCGGCTGAATTCACATCCGGTGAACTGACCGTTTCAGTAAAGAATTCCAATCCAGACTACGATTTCTCAACCGCGGACTTTTCCAAGGTTAGCAATCTCCTGTCGAGCGATTCCAGCTCCCACGGTGCCGGCAAGAACAGGATTCCTGAATTCCCACTCGCCGATATATCGCAGCTGAGCAAATTCTCGGACCTTTCGAAGCTGGCCAACTTTTCGACCAGCGATTTGGCCAAACTGTCGGGTTTCTCAATAAACGACATTGCCAAGACGTCCCCAGCCTACGCCTGCAACCTAGCCAACCTGTTCAACCCCCTCGGTGGTAAGGCCCAGGACGTGACAGTGATCGACGTTAACAAGACTACCGAATTTCCCATATCCGAATTCATCTCTTCCGACATCTCGTTTAAGCCCTCTGACGTCGTCAAGGGTCTTGTCGCAATGTCGACCGTCGATACAAAACTCACTGTCAGTGAATTGCCCGTCGGTGAACAGAAGAAGAACCCCGACTCCGGGGACTCGTCGAAGTCAACCAGAAACGATTACTCTATGGACGACGTTTCCATCGCGAATGTAAAGTCCGATTTTGGTACTATGCTGGACATGACGGTGCACGGCATGAAGCCGCAATCTGGCGGCAATGACTGCCCAGACTCTTTGAATTTGAGCATAGATCATCAGTCGGGAAAGTGA
- the LOC124184018 gene encoding cysteine desulfurase, mitochondrial — protein sequence MFRLWKRLVPLARDHHVNEVISSPKRHYAAVKEFESPISDEYKKGPAEGRPLYLDAQATTPLDPRVLDQMMPYMTTYYGNPHSRTHMYGWETEAAVERGRKQVADLIGADPKEIIFTSGATECNNISVKGVARFYKEKKKHVVTTQTEHKCVLDSCRALQAEGFDVTYLPVKPNGLIDIDQLEAALRPDTSLVSIMTVNNEIGVQQPIAEIGALCRRKKVFFHTDAAQAVGKIPIDVNAMNIDLMSISGHKLYGPKGIGALYVRRRPRVRVEALQSGGGQERGMRSGTVPAPLVVGLGAACELAQKEMAYDHKYIEDLSQHLIQKIMGSLTNVVRNGDEVAWYPGCVNLSFAFVEGESLLMALKDVALSSGSACTSASLEPSYVLRAIGAAEDLAHSSIRFGIGRFTTREEVDYTAHNIIRHVIRLREMSPLWEMVQEGIDIKSIKWTQH from the exons ATGTTTCGTTTGTGGAAACGACTCGTGCCTCTTGCGCGTGATCACCACGTCAACGAAGTGATTTCGTCGCCCAAGCGACACTACGCGGCTGTCAAAGAATTCGAAT CTCCCATCAGTGATGAGTACAAAAAGGGTCCAGCGGAGGGTCGGCCCTTGTATCTGGATGCCCAGGCCACTACACCATTG GACCCACGTGTGCTGGACCAGATGATGCCGTACATGACAACATACTACGGCAATCCGCATTCCAGGACTCACATGTATGGATGGGAAACAGAGGCAGCTGTTGAGCGTGGTCGGAAA CAAGTTGCTGATCTGATAGGAGCTGATCCAAAGGAAATTATATTCACGTCTGGGGCCACGGAGTGCAATAATATATCTGTCAAGGGTGTGGCTAGATTTtacaaggaaaagaaaaagcacgTTGTAACGACACAAACT GAACACAAGTGCGTTTTGGACTCCTGCAGAGCTTTGCAAGCTGAAGGATTCGATGTCACATACCTCCCTGTCAAACCCAATGGATTAATCGACATTGACCAACTTGAAGCTGCTCTGAGGCCTGACACATCACTTGTTTCGATAATGACTGTGAACAACGAGATTGGTGTCCAACAGCCAATTGCAGAGATTGGAGCTCTATGCAG AAGGAAGAAAGTTTTCTTTCACACAGATGCTGCGCAAGCTGTAGGAAAAATTCCGATCGACGTGAACGCGATGAACATAGATCTCATGTCGATCAGTGGTCATAAGTTGTACGGGCCAAAAG GCATAGGAGCACTCTACGTCAGGCGTAGGCCAAGGGTTCGTGTCGAAGCCCTTCAAAGTGGCGGGGGTCAGGAAAGAGGCATGAGAAGTGGAACGGTGCCAGCACCTCTGGTGGTTGGGCTGGGGGCTGCTTGCGAGCTCGCACAAAAGGAAATGGCG TATGACCACAAGTATATAGAAGATCTTTCCCAGCAtttgatacaaaaaataatggGCAGTTTAACGAATGTGGTGCGTAACGGTGATGAAGTTGCCTGGTATCCTGGCTGTGTGAATCTCTCTTTTGCTTTTGTCGAGGGAGAGTCATTGCTGATGGCTTTGAAAGATGTGGCGTTGAGCAGCGGCTCAGCTTGCACGAGCGCCAGTCTAGAGCCAAGCTACGTCTTACGTGCCATTGGAGCTGCCGAAGACCTGGCACATTCCAGTATAAG GTTTGGAATTGGTCGTTTCACTACTCGTGAAGAAGTCGATTACACAGCGCATAACATCATACGCCACGTTATTCGACTCAGAGAGATGAG TCCACTGTGGGAAATGGTACAAGAGGGTATCGATATCAAGTCAATCAAATGGACGCAGCACTGA
- the LOC124184019 gene encoding GTP-binding protein YPT6, whose amino-acid sequence MATIKVTEQKVILCGEYGVGKSSIFRRFANNTFVSNNDRKSTLGLDNINKQYTIDEKTIRLQLWDTGGMERVASITSSYYKFAEAAILVFSLDNPTSFHLLSQHLLDIVTYAENAKIFLCGNKSDLESVDPQVTDVEMEQFCEQCHNLISATYKTSCKTGHGVDEMFEDIARHLVEANRSRMELHDMDKDHFKITSSDEIDEPSCLC is encoded by the exons ATGGCCACCATCAAGGTAACCGAACAAAAGGTGATTTTATGTGGCGAATACGGGGTCGGGAAAAGTTCGATATTTAGGCGATTCGCGAACAATACCTTCGTCTCAAACAATGATAGAAAATCGACTTTGGGACTTGACAATATCAACAAACAGTACACCATTGACGAAAAAACGATTCGC CTGCAGTTATGGGACACAGGAGGAATGGAGAGGGTTGCCTCTATAACATCCAGCTACTACAAATTTGCAGAGGCGGCAATATTGGTCTTTTCGCTTGACAATCCGACCTCCTTTCACCTCCTCTCACAGCACCTTCTTGACATTGTAACTTACGCGGAAAACGCTAAGATATTCCTTTGCGGGAACAAGAGCGACTTGGAAAGCGTTGATCCTCAGGTCACAGATGTGGAAATGGAACAATTCTG TGAACAGTGTCACAATTTGATATCGGCGACGTACAAAACGTCGTGTAAAACGGGGCATGGGGTTGATGAAATGTTTGAAGATATTGCACGCCATTTGGTCGAGGCAAACAGATCGCGTATGGAACTGCACGATATGGACAAGGACCACTTCAAAATCACAAGTTCCGACGAAATCGACGAGCCATCCTGCTTGTGCTAA
- the LOC124184020 gene encoding ragulator complex protein LAMTOR4 homolog: MLSMERIPEQIGYLVLKEDGAVLTSGGELENDERIANIIMSLITLTDTIDPKAFASDETFNKISITYEDHCYVICLSNKKVHIVKKKITALTSSQEQQQQQHLPVIA; encoded by the exons ATGTTGTCGATGGAGAGAATACCTGAGCAAATCGGTTATTTGGTATTAAAAGAGGACGGGGCGGTACTCACG TCGGGTGGAGAGCTGGAAAACGACGAGAGAATTGCAAACATTATCATGAGCCTGATCACTCTGACCGACACGATCGATCCCAAGGCGTTTGCGTCCGATGAAACATTCAACAAAATATCCATAACCTACGAAGATCACTGCTACGTCATATGCCTGTCAAACAAGAAGGTTCACATTGTTAAGAAGAAGATAACCGCGTTGACCTCATCTCAagaacagcagcagcagcagcacctGCCAGTGATTGCCTGA
- the LOC124184017 gene encoding isocitrate dehydrogenase [NADP] cytoplasmic, whose translation MFRSLTRLLGPSAAVDSAARLLRCSTSSVALLDRNSSFDASRRRNLTWTTQTSKNFSSTSIAMAKIKAGPVVDILGDEMTRIIWDSIKNKLILPFLDIELHVYDLGMENRDATNDQVTVDCAEAVKKYNVGIKCATITPDENRVKEFKLKQMWKSPNGTIRNILGGTVFREAIICKNIPRLVTGWNQPIIIGRHAHADQYKATDFVVPGAGKLEITWTGESGDKIQHTVYQFKGAGIAQAQFNTDESIRDFAHSSFQYALARTYPLYLSTKNTILKKYDGRFKDIFQEIYEAEYRSKFEAKNIWYEHRLIDDMVAYAMKSEGGFVWACKNYDGDVQSDSVAQGYGSLGLMTSVLLCPDGKTVEAEAAHGTVTRHYRQYQLGKETSTNPIASIFAWTRGLLHRAKLDNNNQLKKFAETLEKVCIDTIEAGSMTKDLAICIKGMNNVKRSDYLETFEFMDKLADNLKKELAKA comes from the exons ATGTTCCGTTCCTTGACTCGCCTGTTAGGACCGAGTGCCGCGGTGGACAGTGCGGCTCGATTACTTCGCTGCAGTACGTCGTCCGTCGCTCTGCTCGACCGAAACTCCTCATTCGACGCATCGCGCAGACGAAACCTTACGTGGACGACACAGACATCGAAAAACTTCAGCTCCACGTCAATCGCTATGGCTAAGATCAAG GCTGGACCCGTCGTTGACATTCTTGGAGATGAGATGACTCGTATCATCTGGGACTCTATCAAGAACAAATTGATACTCCCATTCCTGGATATTGAGTTGCACGTTTATGATCTGGGTATGGAGAACCGGGACGCAACTAATGACCAGGTGACGGTGGACTGCGCGGAGGCTGTAAAGAAATATAACGTGGGCATAAAGTGTGCGACGATAACTCCGGACGAAAATCGAGTCAAGGAGTTCAAGTTGAAACAGATGTGGAAGAGCCCCAACGGCACTATCAGGAATATACTGGGCGGCACTGTCTTCAGGGAAGCTATAATCTGCAAGAATATTCCGCGGCTGGTGACTGGTTGGAATCAACCCATTATTATCGGCCGTCACGCCCATGCTGACCAGTACAAGGCCACAGACTTTGTGGTACCAGGTGCCGGTAAACTGGAAATCACCTGGACAGGTGAGTCAGGCGACAAAATCCAGCACACTGTCTACCAGTTCAAGGGGGCTGGCATCGCTCAGGCCCAGTTCAACACCGACGAGAGCATCCGTGACTTTGCCCACAGCTCTTTCCAGTATGCTTTGGCTCGGACCTACCCGCTCTATCTTTCGACCAAAAACACCATCCTGAAAAAATATGATGGCAGATTTAAGGACATTTTCCAGGAGATTTACGAGGCTGAGTACCGTTCCAAGTTCGAAGCAAAGAATATCTGGTACGAGCATCGGCTCATTGACGACATGGTTGCCTACGCTATGAAATCCGAGGGTGGCTTTGTCTGGGCCTGCAAGAACTACGACGGAGACGTTCAGTCAGATTCCGTTGCTCAAGGTTATGGCTCTCTAGGCCTGATGACCTCTGTGCTTCTCTGCCCTGATGGCAAGACGGTGGAGGCTGAGGCTGCGCATGGAACAGTCACTCGGCATTACCGCCAATATCAACTGGGTAAAGAGACATCGACCAATCCGATTGCCTCGATCTTTGCTTGGACAAGGGGCCTACTACACCGTGCTAAGCTGGACAACAACAACCAGTTGAAGAAATTCGCAGAGACTCTGGAGAAAGTCTGCATTGATACGATCGAGGCTGGAAGTATGACCAAAGATTTGGCAATTTGCATCAAGGGCATGAACAATGTCAAAAGGTCAGACTATCTTGAGACGTTCGAGTTTATGGACAAGCTCGCTGACAATTTAAAGAAGGAGCTGGCCAAGGCGTGA
- the LOC124182958 gene encoding cullin-3-A isoform X2, with product MMKSGATHKREKMRIRAFPMTMDEKYVESIWALLKNAIQEIQKKNNSGLSFEELYRNAYTMVLHKHGERLYTGLKEVVTQHLESKVREDVLRSLHNNFLQTLNQAWNDHQTSMVMIRDILMYMDRVYVQQHDVDNVYNLGLIIFRDQVVRYGCVRDHLRETLLGMVARERRGEVVDRIAIKNACQMLMLLGINCRQVYEEDFERPFLQQSAEFYRMESQKFLGENSASVYIKKVEARILEESERAKHYLDESTEPRIVKVVEEELIKIHMRTIVEMENSGVVHMLKNQKTEDLGCMYKLFARVTDGLRTVSDCVSQFLREQGRALVQEEHEPTTNAIHFVQNLLDLKDRFDHFLHHSFNNDKLFKQMIASDFEHFLNLNSKSPEYLSLFIDDKLKKGVKGMTEQEIEGVLDKTMVLFRFLQEKDVFERYYKQHLAKRLLLNKSVSDDSEKNMISKLKTECGCQFTSKLEGMFKDMTVSNTIMEEFKEHVLTSGTSLHGVDLSVRVLTTGFWPTQSATPNCSVPSAPREAFDAFRCFYLAKHSGRQLTLQPQLGSADLNAVFHGPRKEDSNGGSVDAPSSSTTLGNGSGSLLSQRGSSCGNPRKHIIQVSTYQMCVLMLFNNRDRLTYEEIQNETDIPERDLVRALQSLAMGKATQRVLLKHPKTKEIEPTHCFSVNDSFTSKLHRVKIQTVAAKGESEPERRETRNKVDEDRKHEIEAAIVRIMKARKRMTHNILVTEVTEQLRVRFLPSPVIIKKRIEGLIERDYLARTEDRKVYTYVA from the exons ATGATGAAGAGCGGTGCGACCcacaagagagaaaaaatgcgGATACGCGCGTTTCCG ATGACCATGGACGAGAAATATGTGGAGAGCATTTGGGCACTGTTGAAGAACgccatacaagaaatacaaaagaaaaacaactcCGGCCTGAGTTTTGAGGAGCTGTACCGAAATGCATACACCATGGTCCTTCACAAGCATGGCGAGCGTTTGTACACCGGGTTGAAAGAAGTTGTTACGCAGCACCTGGAGTCGAAAGTTCGGGAAGACGTGCTACGCTCCCTTCACAACAATTTTCTCCAGACACTGAATCAGGCTTGGAACGATCATCAGACCTCTATGGTTATGATCAGGGATATACTAATGTACATGGATAGGGTTTATGTGCAACAGCATGATGTCGACAACGTCTACAACTTGGGCCTAATCATATTCAGGGATCAG GTAGTCAGGTACGGCTGCGTGAGGGATCATCTACGCGAGACGCTCCTGGGCATGGtagcgagagagagaaggggggAGGTCGTTGATCGAATCGCGATAAAGAATGCATGTCAAATGCTAATGCTGCTCGGTATAAACTGTCGCCAAGTTTACGAAGAGGATTTCGAGAGGCCTTTCTTACAACAGAGCGCTGAATTTTACAGG ATGGAGTCGCAAAAGTTCCTTGGCGAGAACAGCGCCTCAGTCTACATAAAGAAAGTTGAAGCTAGAATTCTTGAAGAGTCAGAACGGGCGAAGCACTATCTGGACGAATCCACAGAGCCAAGGATAGTCAAAGTGGTGGAAGAAGAGTTGATTAAAATACACATGAGAACCATCGTTGAG ATGGAGAACAGTGGTGTGGTGCATATGTTGAAGAACCAGAAAACTGAAGACCTTGGTTGCATGTACAAATTATTCGCGAGAGTAACAGACGGATTGCGCACTGTATCAGATTGTGTGTCGCAATTCCTCAGAGAGCAAGGACGCGCCTTGGTCCAAGAAGAGCATGAGCCAACCACAAACGCAATACACTTTGTGCAAAATCTGCTGGACTTGAAAGATCGTTTCGACCATTTCCTGCACCACTCATTTAACAATGATAAACTATTCAAGCAAATGATCGCGTCTGATTTTGAACACTTTCTCAATCTAAATTCAAAGAGCCCTGagtatctttctctctttatcgatgacaaattaaaaaaaggtgTAAAGGGG ATGACAGAGCAGGAGATCGAAGGCGTGCTTGACAAGACAATGGTTCTCTTCAGGTTCCTGCAAGAGAAGGATGTCTTTGAGCGATACTATAAACAGCATTTAGCCAAGCGGTTGCTTCTGAATAAGTCCGTCTCCGATGACAGTGAAAAGAATATGATCTCAAAGCTAAAG ACTGAATGCGGTTGCCAGTTTACATCAAAGCTGGAAGGAATGTTCAAGGATATGACGGTCAGCAATACTATAATGGAAGAGTTCAAGGAACACGTATTGACGTCTGGC ACAAGTCTACACGGCGTTGATCTGAGCGTGAGGGTTCTGACAACAGGATTTTGGCCAACACAGTCAGCAACACCGAATTGCAGTGTGCCCTCGGCGCCAAGAGAAGCTTTTGATGCTTTTCGATGTTTCTACTTGGCCAAGCATAGCGGTCGTCAACTGACATTACAACCACAATTGG GTTCGGCTGACCTTAATGCGGTTTTCCATGGGCCTCGGAAGGAAGACAGTAATGGCGGAAGCGTGGACGCTCCCTCGTCATCTACCACATTGGGCAACGGAAGTGGCAGTCTTTTAAGTCAGCGGGGAAGCAGCTGTGGAAATCCGCGCAAACATATTATCCAAGTATCGACGTACCAGATGTGCGTACTCATGCTCTTCAACAACAGAGATCGACTCACTTACGAG GAAATTCAGAATGAAACTGACATCCCTGAGCGAGATTTAGTCCGAGCATTACAATCTCTGGCAATGGGGAAGGCGACTCAGCGAGTTCTCCTCAAACATCCCAAAACCAAAGAGATTGAGCCAACACACTGCTTCAGTGTCAATGATAGTTTCACCAGTAAGCTTCATCG AGTAAAAATCCAGACGGTTGCGGCGAAAGGAGAGTCCGAGCCTGAGAGAAGAGAGACGAGGAACAAGGTTGACGAAGATCGAAAGCACGAAATAGAAGCGGCGATCGTGCGAATTATGAAGGCACGCAAACGCATGACA CACAACATTCTCGTGACGGAAGTCACGGAGCAGCTTCGAGTACGATTCCTGCCCTCACCTGTCATCATCAAGAAACGCATCGAAGGGCTGATAGAACGTGATTATCTGGCCCGCACGGAAGACAG GAAAGTCTACACTTACGTGGCTTGA
- the LOC124182958 gene encoding cullin-3-A isoform X1: MERGQLEKPTSQIMCGALSEIATISGLFRSGNPSSLVIVDTLMTMDEKYVESIWALLKNAIQEIQKKNNSGLSFEELYRNAYTMVLHKHGERLYTGLKEVVTQHLESKVREDVLRSLHNNFLQTLNQAWNDHQTSMVMIRDILMYMDRVYVQQHDVDNVYNLGLIIFRDQVVRYGCVRDHLRETLLGMVARERRGEVVDRIAIKNACQMLMLLGINCRQVYEEDFERPFLQQSAEFYRMESQKFLGENSASVYIKKVEARILEESERAKHYLDESTEPRIVKVVEEELIKIHMRTIVEMENSGVVHMLKNQKTEDLGCMYKLFARVTDGLRTVSDCVSQFLREQGRALVQEEHEPTTNAIHFVQNLLDLKDRFDHFLHHSFNNDKLFKQMIASDFEHFLNLNSKSPEYLSLFIDDKLKKGVKGMTEQEIEGVLDKTMVLFRFLQEKDVFERYYKQHLAKRLLLNKSVSDDSEKNMISKLKTECGCQFTSKLEGMFKDMTVSNTIMEEFKEHVLTSGTSLHGVDLSVRVLTTGFWPTQSATPNCSVPSAPREAFDAFRCFYLAKHSGRQLTLQPQLGSADLNAVFHGPRKEDSNGGSVDAPSSSTTLGNGSGSLLSQRGSSCGNPRKHIIQVSTYQMCVLMLFNNRDRLTYEEIQNETDIPERDLVRALQSLAMGKATQRVLLKHPKTKEIEPTHCFSVNDSFTSKLHRVKIQTVAAKGESEPERRETRNKVDEDRKHEIEAAIVRIMKARKRMTHNILVTEVTEQLRVRFLPSPVIIKKRIEGLIERDYLARTEDRKVYTYVA; encoded by the exons ATGGAACGTGGTCAGTTAGAAAAACCAACTTCACAAATTATGTGTGGAGCACTCAGTGAAATAGCTACTATCTCAGGGCTGTTTCGATCAGGGAATCCGAGCTCTCTTGTGATCGTCGACACCCTT ATGACCATGGACGAGAAATATGTGGAGAGCATTTGGGCACTGTTGAAGAACgccatacaagaaatacaaaagaaaaacaactcCGGCCTGAGTTTTGAGGAGCTGTACCGAAATGCATACACCATGGTCCTTCACAAGCATGGCGAGCGTTTGTACACCGGGTTGAAAGAAGTTGTTACGCAGCACCTGGAGTCGAAAGTTCGGGAAGACGTGCTACGCTCCCTTCACAACAATTTTCTCCAGACACTGAATCAGGCTTGGAACGATCATCAGACCTCTATGGTTATGATCAGGGATATACTAATGTACATGGATAGGGTTTATGTGCAACAGCATGATGTCGACAACGTCTACAACTTGGGCCTAATCATATTCAGGGATCAG GTAGTCAGGTACGGCTGCGTGAGGGATCATCTACGCGAGACGCTCCTGGGCATGGtagcgagagagagaaggggggAGGTCGTTGATCGAATCGCGATAAAGAATGCATGTCAAATGCTAATGCTGCTCGGTATAAACTGTCGCCAAGTTTACGAAGAGGATTTCGAGAGGCCTTTCTTACAACAGAGCGCTGAATTTTACAGG ATGGAGTCGCAAAAGTTCCTTGGCGAGAACAGCGCCTCAGTCTACATAAAGAAAGTTGAAGCTAGAATTCTTGAAGAGTCAGAACGGGCGAAGCACTATCTGGACGAATCCACAGAGCCAAGGATAGTCAAAGTGGTGGAAGAAGAGTTGATTAAAATACACATGAGAACCATCGTTGAG ATGGAGAACAGTGGTGTGGTGCATATGTTGAAGAACCAGAAAACTGAAGACCTTGGTTGCATGTACAAATTATTCGCGAGAGTAACAGACGGATTGCGCACTGTATCAGATTGTGTGTCGCAATTCCTCAGAGAGCAAGGACGCGCCTTGGTCCAAGAAGAGCATGAGCCAACCACAAACGCAATACACTTTGTGCAAAATCTGCTGGACTTGAAAGATCGTTTCGACCATTTCCTGCACCACTCATTTAACAATGATAAACTATTCAAGCAAATGATCGCGTCTGATTTTGAACACTTTCTCAATCTAAATTCAAAGAGCCCTGagtatctttctctctttatcgatgacaaattaaaaaaaggtgTAAAGGGG ATGACAGAGCAGGAGATCGAAGGCGTGCTTGACAAGACAATGGTTCTCTTCAGGTTCCTGCAAGAGAAGGATGTCTTTGAGCGATACTATAAACAGCATTTAGCCAAGCGGTTGCTTCTGAATAAGTCCGTCTCCGATGACAGTGAAAAGAATATGATCTCAAAGCTAAAG ACTGAATGCGGTTGCCAGTTTACATCAAAGCTGGAAGGAATGTTCAAGGATATGACGGTCAGCAATACTATAATGGAAGAGTTCAAGGAACACGTATTGACGTCTGGC ACAAGTCTACACGGCGTTGATCTGAGCGTGAGGGTTCTGACAACAGGATTTTGGCCAACACAGTCAGCAACACCGAATTGCAGTGTGCCCTCGGCGCCAAGAGAAGCTTTTGATGCTTTTCGATGTTTCTACTTGGCCAAGCATAGCGGTCGTCAACTGACATTACAACCACAATTGG GTTCGGCTGACCTTAATGCGGTTTTCCATGGGCCTCGGAAGGAAGACAGTAATGGCGGAAGCGTGGACGCTCCCTCGTCATCTACCACATTGGGCAACGGAAGTGGCAGTCTTTTAAGTCAGCGGGGAAGCAGCTGTGGAAATCCGCGCAAACATATTATCCAAGTATCGACGTACCAGATGTGCGTACTCATGCTCTTCAACAACAGAGATCGACTCACTTACGAG GAAATTCAGAATGAAACTGACATCCCTGAGCGAGATTTAGTCCGAGCATTACAATCTCTGGCAATGGGGAAGGCGACTCAGCGAGTTCTCCTCAAACATCCCAAAACCAAAGAGATTGAGCCAACACACTGCTTCAGTGTCAATGATAGTTTCACCAGTAAGCTTCATCG AGTAAAAATCCAGACGGTTGCGGCGAAAGGAGAGTCCGAGCCTGAGAGAAGAGAGACGAGGAACAAGGTTGACGAAGATCGAAAGCACGAAATAGAAGCGGCGATCGTGCGAATTATGAAGGCACGCAAACGCATGACA CACAACATTCTCGTGACGGAAGTCACGGAGCAGCTTCGAGTACGATTCCTGCCCTCACCTGTCATCATCAAGAAACGCATCGAAGGGCTGATAGAACGTGATTATCTGGCCCGCACGGAAGACAG GAAAGTCTACACTTACGTGGCTTGA